GACGATGGGCGGCATGTCGGGAGGCAGGCCCTGGAGGACGACGCGGATCGCCTCCGTCCCCCCCGTCGAGGCTCCGATGGCGACGACGCGGTGCGTCGTCTTCAGGAGGGCGCGACCGGACGGAGCGAGTCGGACGGGAGGGGGACGCCGTCCCAGCAGATCGAGGCGCCTGATCTGGGCGACGGCGTGTCAAGGGACACTAAAAATGTCATCTAAAAAGAGGGTCTGAGGGACAATGAAAGTGTCGCTTTCGAGGGGCTGAAATCGCCCCCGTCAACAGCCCGCCTTGGCTTTCCTCCGCGGCGGATGTCCTTCTAGGGAGGGGAACCCGTCCCTTGCTCGGAGCCGACCGCCGCGGCAGGAGGAGCGGGATTCTGTCGCCAGGGATGGTCTGCCGCCGGCTTCCTCTGCTTCTTCGTTTTGCATGGAGTGCCTGTTTTCGTCTCGATGACAGGCGGGGGAGTCGCAGGGGGCTCTTTGTCGACGGCTGCGAGATCGTAGAGCCCGTCATGGACAAGAGCCAGGAGTTTCCCGTCGAGCTTCTCGATGACCTTGACCGCCTGTCCCCTGGCAAGAAGCAGGGGGCGTCTGCGGGGGCCTATCAGGGCGTACAGTTTTCCGTCGAGGGAAATCGTCGAGTCTCCCGAGGCCTTCCGGTCGGTCTGGCGAGTCAGGAGGAGATCGAGAGCGGGGCCGTCCGGCGGAGGGAGAAAGGCAGATGCCCCCTCTGCGGGAGGACGAGCGAACCTCGGGTTATGGACCTCTCCCGGGTAGGCGGCGAGCAGGACGTTGGCCTCTTCGATCGTTTTCACTCCGGCCCGTCGGAAGGCGACGACGAGACGATCCTGAAGAGTTCCCCAGAGCCTTTCGATCCGCCCCTTCGCCTGGGGAGACCCTGCAGGGACATAGCGAGTTCCGAGAACCTCCAGAGCGCGGCCGAACTGGGTTACAGGCGCCGAGTCCTCCAGCTCCTCCTTGATCGTCAGTTTTTCCGACTTGGGAGAAAGGAAGATGGTGTGGCGGTCGGCGTAAAGCTCGCGAGGCACGCCGTGGCGATCAAGCATCTGACGGAGCACGCGGAAGTAGCCGAAGAGGCACTCATTCCTGGCCATCCACAGACCGAGGACCTCTCCTGTGGCATCGTCAATCACGCCGTGGAGAGTGCAACGCTCACCGATCTCGAACCAATCGAAAGGAGAGGCGTCCATCTGGACCAGATCGCCTCGTCGGGACCGTCGGACCCTGCGAGAACGCCGCTTCGGGGCCCGGTGGCGATGAACGAGGGACAGGTTCTCCGCGCGAAGGAAACGGGCGATGCTCTTGGCGCTCAGCACGAGATCATGCTCTTCGGCAAGGAGTTCGGCCATGTGCTGACAGCTCGTATCCCTGTAAAGACCCTTGGCCAGACTGACGACGAAATCCCGTGTCTCCTGAGAGATTCTGCGCCGGGACGGTTTGCCTCGTCCCTTGTGCAGGAGCCCCTGCGCTCCTTCTTCCCGGTAGCGTCGTTTGAGCCGAAAGACCTGACGGCGGCTCAGCCCGAGCCGATCGGCCACCTCCTGAACCGTCAGGTTGCCCGCGACAGCCTCTTCCACCAACCCCAAGCGCCTTGCTTCTTTTGTCTTCATGAGTAGGTCTCTCCTGGTCGTCATAAGTGACATTTTCCCTGTCCTCTTCACGAGTGACAATACCATTGTCCGGCGACATGATCTGGGCGACGGCCTTGACTTTCGCCCGAAGCTGCTCGCCCATGTCGCGGACCGAGTAGGACGATCCGGGCTTGCACATCACGTCGGCCGCCCCCAGATCGAGGGCGCGGAGGGCCACGTCGAAACTCTCCCTGGCCAGAGAGCTGACGATGATCGTCGGAAGGGGCCTGTGACGCATGAGCTTTTCCAGAAAGGTGAGGCCGTCCATGTGAGGCATCTCGATGTCGAGAAGAAGCACATCGGGTTCGAGCTGCACGATCTTGTCGCGGCCGACGACGGGGTCGGGCGCCGTGCCGACGACCTCTATGGCCGGATCCCGGGCCAGCTCTTCCGTGAAGATCTTTCGCACCAGGGCCGAATCGTCGACGATGAGCACCTTGACGGCCCTTTCCGACGCTCTCATCGCCTCACCTCCCGGGCGGATTCGATGACGGAAAGGGAGAGTTCTCCCGTCCTGTTGGAGAAGACGACCTTGCGCCCCTTAGGGAACCTCTGAAAAAAGCGCCTTTCATGAAGTCGCATCAGCGATGATGTAATCGGTAGAATAGAGCTGTAGCGCCGAGGTCATCATCCCCTTTCCAAGGAGTGCGAGACGCGAGATCAGCGACAGAAAACCCTTGCCGACGCCCAGACCTTCGAGAGATACAGGAAGCCTACCCGGTGAGAGACGTGTCTCTGTCGAAATGGAGGCTGTGGTCCCCTGGAAGGATCTCTGCGCGCTCATCGCTCCCTTCTATCCCAAGGCCGAACGAGGTCGTCCACCGGTTGGATTGGAGCGGATGCTCCGAATCCACCTCCAGTGCCGGTTCAACCTCAGCGACCCGGCAGCGGAAGAAGCCCTCTACGACATGGAATCGATGAGGCGCTTCGTCGGCATCGACGTCGGGAACGAGCCTGTCCCCGACGAGACGGCCATCTGCAAGTTTCGCCACCTTCTCGAAGCGCACGACCTGGGGAAACGGATCTTCCGTGAGGTCTGCTCACCTGCAATCGAAAGGACTGCGCCTTGCCGAGGGAACCGTCATGGACGCCACCATCATCGCCGCGCCCTCGTCGACGAAGGACAAGGAGAAGAAGCGAGACCCCGACATGCATCAGGTAAAGAAAGGGAACCCGTGCGACTTCGGCATGAAGGTCCACATCGGGGTGGACAAAGACAGCAAGCTGGTCCACAGCCTCGCGACCACGGCGGCGAATGTCCACGACTCCCCGATGGTCGGAGACCTTCTCCACGGAGCGAAAAAAGGGAGTCCGGGGCGATTCGGCCTACATAGGCAAGACGGAGACGATCCGGGAAAAGGCACCCGATGCCGTCGACAAGGCCGAAAAAGAGGGTCACGGAACAGGAAACTGACCGACGAAGAACAGTCTCACAATCGTATGCTGTCCAAAACGAGGGCAAAGGTGGAGCATGTCTTTTGAAGAGCGAAGCGGGTCTTCGGATTCACCAAGGTGCGTTACAAGGGGCTCAAGAAGAACACAAGCCATGTCCACGTGATTTTTGCCCTGTCCAACCTGTACATGGTGAGAAGGCTTTTATTGGAGATGGATAGGGCGTAGTGTCTTCAAAAGCCGGCAAAAAGACAACCATAAGACAAAAAGAGCCTGGAATAGCTCCACATAGGCAACTTGTCTGACACAACCGGCTGAAAGGGCACACAACGTACGCGTTCAGCCACCAAGAGGTACTGTTGGAGCTCGCCGGGACTTTTTTTCAGAGGTTCCCTAAATCAAACTATTTCATAAATCCATTACATTCAAGTCATTTTATAAACTCTACCATGCCGGCTATCTCGGTCAAGAAGACAGACATTTCAAGTTAATTAATTAAAGACAAATCTCACGGCACCTACAAAAGGGGAGAGGGCCCTCTCGATCCGGCGAGCCCTCTCCCCCTGCGTCGCTCTTCTTTCCTCACCGAAGGACCGTCGCCTCAAGAGGCTTTCGGTACGCCTCTCCGGCGAGGTCCGGCGCCGCCGCCGGTCGGTCAGAAGGGACTGTCGCGGACGATTTTCGTCTTTCCCTCAAGGCGGACGTCGATGCGGAGCCCTTCGCGGGAGGCATAGACCTCGTCTATGGCGAGGGTCTGAAGGTCGGTGAGGAGGACGAAGCCCTCGCCGAGCTCGGTTCGGCTCAGAACGGCGGCGAGGCGGATCCGCTCCTCCGCCAGCCTCTCCCCCAGCGGGAAGACGAGTTTTTCGGAAAGGCGCTCCCGCAGCGTGCTCTGGAGCAGGCTGGCGGCAAGACGGGCAAGCCCTCGCGTGGTGTTTTCGTCGTAATCGAAGTCGGCCAGCCGCAGCGTTTCCTCCGAGGCGCTCCAGACGGGGCGGCCTCGAAGGTAGATCGTCCCCTCAAGCCCCAAGAGGCTCTTTCCGCCCTTGACGTCGAGGGCGGCGAAGAGGAACCCTCCCCCTCCGGAAAGGGAGAGGCCCTTCACGGAGAGGCGCAGAGCGTTTCCGAGGTCGAAGCTCTTCCCCGCCAGGTCTTCCTCGACGGTCTCCCTCAGGGCCTCGTAGGCGATGACGAGGGGGACGCGGAGATCGACGCCGTCCGAAGGAGAGGGGCCCGAAAGCTCCCCGGGCAGGGGGGAGGGAACCCCCTCCTCGGGCCGTTCCGTGCCGATGGAAAGGCGCGATCTCAATCCAGCCCGCAGTTCGATCCGTCCCGAATCGATGACGAGGGGCTCGAGGCAGAGTCTCTCGGGCTCGATCCTGAGCCAGAGGGGCGGCTCGGAGGAAAGTTCGACGGGACGATGAAGGCGCGCCCAGAGGCCCTCCAGGCGGGACCGCGTCTGCAGGGCCTCGTCGAGACGTCTTCCGAGTTCCTCCGATCGCCTCTCCATCTCGCCTTCGACAAGGCGTTCCACCAGGGAGCCGATGGGCAGGGAGCGGCCCAGGATCTCCATCGTCGGCTCGCTCACCCAGACGAGATCGACGGACGGGATCAGATGGAGCGTCCCGTCTCCGTCGAGACGGGGACGGAGGCGGACGGAGGTCACGAGAGATCCCGACGGCTCCTGGGTGAAACTGGGCCGAAGGCCCAGGACCTCTCCACTCCAGCGCACCGAAGAGGAGAAGGCAAGGGGAAGATCGACGGCGACGGTCCCTCCCTCGAGCCTTACGGCCAAGGGACCGTCGCGGACGACGACGAGGTCGGCCCGGGCCTCGCCGAAGGGAACATCGAGTGTCCTATCCCTGTCTTCGTATCGCTCGACATCGATCTCCTTCTCGATGAGGGCGGCCACTTCCCCGGCCTCCATGACGAGAGAAAGAACGAGGAGGGAGGGCTCGGGCGGCGCCTCCCGGACCTCGTCGACGGGAGGCACGGGAGGAGGGATATCGAGAGGGGGAAGACGATGACCGACGACCCGCAAAAGGAGGACGAGAGCGACGAGGGCACAAAGAAGCAGACTTGCCCAAAGAGCCTTTCTTTTCAACGGGGCACCGCCTTTCTTCGTTCTTTGAGGAAGGAACCCGCGCAGCCGCAGGTCAGGAAAAACCGTCCTTTTCCGGACCTGCGGTCCCGTCGAGGCTCTCCCCCCTCCGATAGGCAACCCAGGAAAGCCCCAGGAGGGGAAGAAGGAGGGCAACGGCGACGGGAACCGTCCGCCACTCCGGCGGAAGCAGAGGGTAGAGGCCAAGCAGGCCGAAGAGGATGAAGACCGCCGCCGAGGCGAGCCGCAGAATTCTGCGGGGAAGGCGACGACAGAAAGCCGCCCCGGCCAGGACGGCCGGTCCGTTGGCGATCATCATCCCCGTCGTGCCGCCAAGCCAGACGGGAAGGAAACTGCCGAAACGGGCGGAGAGGGCGACGGAGGCCAGCTGCGTCTTGTCTCCCAGCTCGGCCAGGGAAAAGGCGAGAAAGACCGTGACGAAGGGACCGTAACGGGAAGACCGATCCTCTTCCCGATCGGAACCGGCAGCCAGGGTCCAGAGGCCGAAGAGGACGAAAGAGAGGGAGGCCCCTCCCTGCAGAAGCCCCTCGGAGACCAGAGAGGGAAGGTAGGCCCCCACGGCGGCGGCCACCAGATGACTGGCCAGGCTGCCGGCGAAAACCCCCAAGAGCACCTTCCGCCAGGGATAGCGGCAGGCCAGGGCCATGGCGAGAAGCTGCGTCTTGTCTCCCATCTCGGCCAAGACGACGAAGGCGACGGAAACCCAGTAGGCCGTCACGAAACAGAACCTCTACGTCCCAAAAAGGAGCCCCCCGTGAAAGACGAAATAGGACGGGCTCCCGAAGAGAAAAGGTGCGCCCGCCCCTCCCGATTTTAAAGCCCCTCACCTAGCCGTCAAGAGAGAGTGAAGCTCCCGAAAGGGATTCCTCTGGGACGGAGAGGCTCCGAGGAGTAAAATGGGACCATCTCGCTCACGGAGGCTCTCCCTTGAAAGAAGATCGTCGCCTGCGCCGGATCGAAATGGCCTCTCAGAGAATGACCGTCCTCTTCCTCGCCATTCTGACCCTCATCGCCCTCGGCATGGTCCTCCGGTCGGGGAGGGGCGTCGTCCTTCCTCTCCTTCTGGCCATGCTCCTTTCCAACATCTTCGTCCCCTTCGTCCGCCGCACGAAGGCCAGAGGCATTCCGCCCATTCTGACCATCTCCGTCATTTTGAGCCTTTTCGTCGGGATCTGCCTGCTTGCCGTCCTCTCCATCAACGCGCGCGTCGTGGCCCTGGCCCAGGCCTTCCCCCGCTACTACGCCCGTCTCCTCTCGCTGGTCCAGTCCCTGGCCAACGATTTCGACCTTCCCGTCCATTTTTGGGAGGGACTCAATCTGGGAGACAAGGCCGCAGCCTACCTTCTCAACCTCTCGGGATCGGCCGTCTCCCTTCTCTCCAATCTCGTGCTGGTCATCATTTTCATGGTCTTCATCCTCCTGGGATCGCCCTATTTCACCTACAAGCTCCGCAAGGCCTTCTCCCTTTCCGGCGCCGAACGGATCGACCACATCATCGACGGAATCTCCTCCCAGATCAGCCGCTACCTCCTGACGCAAACGCTCATCAGTGCCGGTACGGGACTGATGGTCTGGTTTTTCCTGGCCTTCTTCGTCGGCGTCGATTTCCCCATCACCTGGGGACTGCTGGCCTTCTTCCTCAACTTCATCCCCACCATCGGCTCCATCGTCGCTTCCATGCCGCCCATCCTTTTCGCCCTCGTCCAGTTTTACCCCGACTGGGGCCCCTTCGTCACGGCGAGCCTGGGACTTCTCCTGATCCAGTTCGTCATGGGGAACCTCCTGACGCCCAAACTCATGGGCGACCGGCTCAACCTGAGCCCCGTCGTCGTCCTCATATCCCTCCTGCTCTGGGGGTGGCTCTGGGGCGTCGCCGGAGCCCTTCTCTCCGTCCCCATCACGGCCGTCGTCAAGATCATCTGCGAAAACGTCGAGGCCCTGACACCCCTGAGTGCCCTCATGGGATCGGGACGGAGCTACCAGCGGGAATTCGAAAAGGACGCTCCCTCCTGATTTCCCCCTGAAACGAAAGGGAGAGGCGAGCGGTCGCTCGCCTCTCCCTTTCGTTTCAGGGGGGATCGGTCATATCAGAGAGAAAGACCGGGAGGGATCGCTCTCCTCCCGGCGAAGACCGAGGAGGACGGGTTTCCACGTCCTCTCCAGGCCCGGCGACATCTCGGCCAGACGACAAAAGAGATCGAAAGCAAGGGACTGCAACTCCACGCCTCTGTCGGAACCCTCAAAGGACTCAAGAACGCCTGCCATGAATCCCACCTCCCGCCGCGAACGTCGGCTCTGCATGGGGCGGCTCCCGATTTTGTGGCAATTATACTACAATATGCCCGTCGCTGTCCACAATGACGAGGGCCAAATGCCCTACATTCCATAAAAAAAGAACCCCTTCCGCCAATCGCACAAGAGGCGCTCTTTTCTGATATGCTTTTCCCGGCTTTCGGGTCTGCCGAAAAGAGGAGGGCGACGCTCAAGGCATGTCTTTCATCAAACGGCTTTTCGGGATTCCTCCCGAACGACCTCCCTGGGAGGGGCTCGTCGTGCATCTCGCCGACACGCCTAGCTGCAGCTACCGCTACCTGAGGCGTCTTCTACGCCGACTGAGGCCCGACTGGATCGTCCACACGGGCGATCTCGTCGACGACGTCAAACTCGGCCTCTATCCCCAGCTGGAGAAGCTCTATGCCGAGCGCCTCTCGCGGCTTCTCGATATACTGGAGGAGGGACCGTCTCAGGTGATCCTCGTCATGGGAAACCACGACGCGGCCTCCCGCGTTCGCGCCCGGGCGCGGTCGAGCCAGATTCTGACGGAACCGGCGAATCTCACCCTCGGCAGGCTCTCCCTTCGCGTCGCCCACGGGCCGGAGGGGATCATGACCGACCCTCAACCGATGAATCTGTTCGGCCACGACCTGACCCTTCGAAGCGGGATGAGAGAGGAGAAGCTCTTTCTCAACGGCATAGAAGGCATACACCTCATCTGCCCGACGACGGGCCTTTTCCGCCGTCTCCGCTACCCCATCGGCACCGACGACAGCCGCCTTCTCCGAAGGCGCTGCCGCCCCTGACAAGGTCCCTCGAGGGACGGAGAAAGGAGAGATCGCCCTGTTTGCGCTCGTTCGAACCACAGCCCGCGTGCTCTATCTCAAATGCGCCGACGTCCGTCCCGTGGAGGCCTTCCTTCAGTCCCGCGTCGCCGCCAGGTCCTTCGACCCCGGCTTCGACCAGAGGGGTTTCGACGAGCAGAGCACTCTCGTCTTCCTCGAGCGGGAGCGGCCTCGAGAGCGCCTCGTCCTGATCCAGGCCGCCCCCGACGAGGTCTTCGCCGAGCTGATCAACGGAGGCATGGCCCCTCTCCTCTGCCGCGCCGATCTGGCTCCCGGCACGATCCTCATGCGCCTGACGGGAAAAATCGAGAGGGCCCTCAAAAAAATCAAGGAGGAGTTCAAAGCCCGGGAGATCATCCCCGACTTTCTCCTCCCCCCTTCAGAGCGTGACGAAACGGCCCTGTTCTTCACCAAACGCCCTCTGAACCAATCTCTGGGCCTCGACGAGCTCTACCCCCTGGGGCTCATGGTCCCCGGAGAGAGGAACGCCCTCTTTCCCGTCCTGCGCGAACGGGCCCGCGAATACCTCGAGGAGACCCTGGAAGGACAGAAATGGACGGAGGCGGAAGTGCGCATCTACGACGTCTACGGCCACTACGACGTCCAGGTCAATCGCTTCCTCGTCGCCTTCCGCGACCTGGAACTGGGCATCGTCGTCGAGGAGAGCTGGGGGAAGGACTACCCCCTGGCCATGATGGCCATCCCCATCTACCGGCTGCGCATCTTCACGCCCCTGCCCATGGGAGAGATCAAGCGGCTGGCCATCGGCCTCGAATTTCACCCCGACGGGGTGAGGCTGGCCGACATCGACGTCTTCGAGAACGGAGAACGCCTCAACTGGTCCGACTTCAAGGGCAAGGGAGAACTCGCGACCCGGCCGGGACTCATCTCCCACCTGCGTCGCGAGCTCCACGGCCGTCTTTCGCCGAAGGCCCTGACCCAGGTGCTCGCCCTCGAGGAGGAGGCCCGCCGTCTCATCCCGGCCAACGTCCTCCTCCCCCGGGAGGAGTGACCGGCCGGACTCAGACGAGGACTTTCCCCCTTCGACGCGAAGAGACAGCGGAGACGACGAGCCAGACGAGACCGACGAGGAAGGCGGCCCCGCCGACGAGCTGCCCCGTCCGAAGGCCCATGATGCGGTCGCCCTCGCGCAGGAAATCGAGGAGGAAACGCATTCCGCCGTAGAAGATCATGAACAGGGGCCAGAGGAGGGCTCCGTCTCGGGCACGGCGCTCCAGGGGAGGCCAGACGCGCTCGGCCAGAAAAAGCGCGAAGAGGATCAGCCCCGCCCCCAGGCTCTCGTAGAGCTGGGAGGGATGACGGAAGAGGCCGGGGGGATCGAAGGGGAAGTGCATTCCGAAGGGATGGCCCGTGACGAAGCCGTAGCAGCAGCCGTTGAGGAAGCAGCCCCACCGGCCGACGAAGATCAGCGCCGCAGCGGGAAGGGCGGCCGCCTCGGCCAGGGGCCAGATGGGGCTGCCCTCTCTGCGGAGGAGGAAAAGGGCCGTCAGACCGCCGCCGAGGAAGGCCGTCATCGACGACATGCCCCCCTCCCAGAAGCGGAGGATCCGGCTCGGATCGGCGGCGTAAACCTCCCAGAAGTCGAGATAGCCTCCGAGGCGGGCGCCGATCATCATCCCGATGAAGCCCCAGAAGAGCACCTTCGAGACTCGGGCCGCCCCCATGCCGTAAGCGCTCTCGGCACGGTGCCGCGTCCACTCGAGGGCGAGGCAGAGAGCCGCCGTCCAGATCAGGTAGTAGCTGTGGACGGGAATCTTGCCCAGATGGAAGAGGACGGGATACACGTCTGGCCGCCTTCAGCGACGGCCGCGGCCGTCTCCCCGAGGCCAGACGACGACCTTGCGGTAGGGATCCTCCCCGGCCGAACGGGTCTCCACGTCGCCTCTGTCCTTCAGGGCCAGGTGGACGATGCGGCGCTCCCAGCTCGTCATGGGCTCCATCCGCACAGGCCGCCGACGGCGCAGGGCGTCGTCGGCGGCGGCCTGCGCCTGTTTCTCCAGGCTGTCGATGCGGCTCTGACGGTAGCCCTCGCTGTCGAGGCGGATCCTTTCCCCCTCGGGGCCGTCGCGAAGGATGAGGTTGAGCAGATACTCCATGGCCTTGAGAACCTCTCCGTAACGGCCGATGACGAGGTTCCCGTCGGCGCCGGTCACGACGATCCGCCCCTCTTCGATGGAGGGACTCGCATCGAGCCCCATCCGGGTCAGCAGCTCCCGGGCCGTTGCCCTGGCCCTGAAAAGCTGCAGGGGGAAAAGGGGACTGACCTCCACTTTCAGCTTCTTCCCGAAAAGCCCGAAGAGGCGTTTCTCCTCCTCGACGAGACTGACGGAAACTTCATCGGCCCCGATCCCCCATTGAGACGCGGCGAGGGATTTGGCCTCCTCCAGAGAACTGGCTTCGATGACGAGCTTGTCCAGGTCGTTCACGTCGAGATCCTCCCCTCGAGGTCCGGATCGGACCTACTCCTCGTCGCCCTCCCGATTCGGCTTGTTGCGAAAGAGAGAGGGCTTCTCCTTCATCTCGAGTTCCGTCTTGCGGTGAAGGAACCACTGCTGCACCACGCCGGCCAGCGAGGAGACCCCCCAGTAGAGCAGGACGCCGCCGGGAAGACTGAGGCAGATGAAGGCCAGGAAGACGGGCATGAACCAATTCATCATGGCCATCTGAGGATTGCCCGACGAGGTGAGCTGCTGCTGGAACCAGGTCAGGAAGGAAATGATCACGAGAAGGATGAAGTTGCCGCCGTAGACGGAGACATTGGCCAGACCGGCCGGATTGGCGGCCACGGCCGAGAGGACGGAGACGACGCCGATGGAGGCGTCGGGGGCCATGCCGACGGCATGGGCCAGGGTGGAAAGGACCGATCCCATGAGCTCGACGCCGAGGAAGCTGATCGAGCCGAAGTCGTAGTTCATCAGGGCCCTGAAGAGGAGGATCAGGATGGGGAGCTGAACCAGGAGGGGAAGGCAGCCCGCGGCGGGGTTGACCTTGTTCTCCTTGTAGAGCTTCATCGTCTCCTCGTTCAGCTTGGCCTTGTCGTTGCCGTACTTCTCCTGCAGGACCTTCATGCGGGGCTGAAGCTTCTGCATTCGCTGCATGCTGACCATCTGCTTATGGTTGAGGGGGTGGAGCAGGAGCCGGATGACCAGGGTCAGGAGGATGATGGCCAAGCCGTAGGAGTGGGTCAGGCCGTAGAAAAAGTTGAGAATCGCCAGCATCATGTCGCCGCCGGCCTTCCATAGAGCACCCAAGAGATTCACCGTCCTTGAAACGAATCGACGTCGTCGCGGCAGATCTTCTCCGGAACGGGATCATAGCCTCCCGGATGCCAGGGACCGCAGCGGACGATCCTTTTGACGCCGAGCCAGGCGCCCCGAGCGAGGCCGAAACGTTCTACGGCCTCCAGCGTATACTGAGAACAGGTGGGGTGAAAGCGGCAGTTCCTCCCCAGGAAGGGGGAGAGAAAACGCTGATAGCCCCTGATGGACAGGACGGCGATACGGGCAGGCCACGTCACGGCCCCTTCTCCTCCCAGGGAGTCCAATCGACGCCGGGAAAGTCCTCGGAGAGAAAACCCCGTGCCCGAAGGAGCCGGGCGAGGTCCTCGTAGACCTCGACGCCTCCGGCCTCCAGACCGGCCGACCGAAGAGTCAGGACAAACCAGAGGCCCGGACGGAGCCAGGGCACGACGCGACGCACGCCCTCGCGAAGGAGGCGACGCCCCCTGTTGCGCCGGAAGGATTTGCCCTGTTTCTTGCCGACGGCCATGCCGATGCGCGTCGTTCCGTCGGGGGCATCCAGAAACAGCAACCGCACCAGCTCACCCTGAACGCGACGGCCGGTGCGGAACACGAGGTCGAATTGCCACCCATGGAGCAGGCGCGACGTTCTCGGGAAACCGAAGTGCGGGGCCATCACACGGAGAGGCTCTTACGGCCCTTCCTCCTCCGGTTCCGGAGCACCCGACGTCCGGCAGGAGTGCGGGAACGTTCGAGGAAACCCATGGTGCGCTTCCGTCTCGTCTTGTGCGGCTGGAAAGTCATCTTCACGCGTACCACCTCCCTCAGATGAAGAGGTCAAATAAAGACCACAAGGGTCCTTCCGCCGTCTGAAAACCAGCTTTCGTAATATAGCACAGCCGTCGGAGGCTGTCATCCCCGGACCGTCCCCTTTGTCGCCGGACAATGGTATTGTCACTCGTGAAGAGGACAGGGAAAATGTCACTTATGACGACCAGGAGAGACCTACTCATGAAGACAAAAGAAGCAAGGCGCTTGGGGTTGGTGGAAGAGGCTGTCGCGGGCAACCTGACGGTTCAGGAGGTGGCCGATCGGCTCGGTCTGAGCCGCCGTCAGGTCTTTCGGCTCAAACGACGCTACCGGGAAGAAGGAGCGCAGGGGCTCCTGCACAAGGGACGAGGCAAACCGTCCCGGCGCAGAATCTCTCAGGAGACACGGGATTTCGTCGTCAGTCTGGCCAAGGGTCTTTACAGGGATACGAGCTGTCAGCACATGGCCGAACTCCTTGCCGAAGAGCATGATCTCGTGCTGAGCGCCAAGAGCATCGCCCGTTTCCTTCGCGCGGAGAACCTGTCCCTCGTTCATCGCCACCGGGCCCCGAAGCGGCGTTCCCGCAGGGTCCGACGGTCCCGACGAGGCGATCTGGTCCAGATGGACGCCTCTCCTTTCGATTGGTTCGAGATCGGTGAGCGTTGCACTCTCCACGGCGTGATTGACGATGCCACAGGAGAGGTCCTCGGTCTGTGGATGGCCAGGAATGAGTGCCTCTTCGGCTACTTCCGCGTGCTCCGTCAGATGCTTGATCGCCACGGCGTGCCTCGCGAGCTTTACGCCGACCGCCACACCATCTTCCTTTCTCCCAAGTCGGAAAAACTGACGATCAAGGAGGAGCTGGAGGACTCGGCGCCTGTAACCCAGTTCGGCCGCGCTCTGGAGGCTCTCGGAACTCGCTATGTCCCTGCAGGGTCTCCCCAGGCGAAGGGGCGGATCGAAAGGCTCTGGGGAACTCTTCAGGATCGTCTCGTCGTCGCCTTCCGACGGGCCGGAGTGAAAACGATCGAAGAGGCCAACGTCCTGCTCGCCGCCTACCCGGGAGAGGTCCATAACCCGAGGTTCGCTCGTCCTCCCGCAGAGGGGGCATCTGCCTTTCTCCCTCCGCCGGACGGCCCCGCTCTCGATCTCCTCCTGACTCGCCAGACCGACCGGAAGGCCTCGGGAGACTCGACGATTTCCCTCGACGGAAAACTGTACGCCCTGATAGGCCCCCGCAGACGCCCCCTGCTTCTTGCCAGGGGACAGGCGGTCAAGGTCATCGAGAAGCTCGACGGGAAACTCCTGGCTCTTGTCCATGACGGGCTCTACGATCTCGCAGCCGTCGACAAAGAGCCCCCTGCGACTCCCCCGCCTGTCATCGAGACGAAAACAGGCACTCCATGCAAAACGAAGAAGCAGAGGAAGCCGGCGGCAGACCATCCCTGGCGACAGAATCCCGCTCCTCCTGCCGCGGCGGTCGGCTCCGAGCAAGGGACGGGTTCCCCTCCCTAAAAGGACCTCCGCCGCGGAGGAAAGCCAAGGCGGGCTGTTGACGGGGGCGATTTCAGCCCCTCGAAAGCGACACTTTCATTGTCC
The DNA window shown above is from Aminithiophilus ramosus and carries:
- the lgt gene encoding prolipoprotein diacylglyceryl transferase — encoded protein: MYPVLFHLGKIPVHSYYLIWTAALCLALEWTRHRAESAYGMGAARVSKVLFWGFIGMMIGARLGGYLDFWEVYAADPSRILRFWEGGMSSMTAFLGGGLTALFLLRREGSPIWPLAEAAALPAAALIFVGRWGCFLNGCCYGFVTGHPFGMHFPFDPPGLFRHPSQLYESLGAGLILFALFLAERVWPPLERRARDGALLWPLFMIFYGGMRFLLDFLREGDRIMGLRTGQLVGGAAFLVGLVWLVVSAVSSRRRGKVLV
- a CDS encoding YidC/Oxa1 family membrane protein insertase gives rise to the protein MGALWKAGGDMMLAILNFFYGLTHSYGLAIILLTLVIRLLLHPLNHKQMVSMQRMQKLQPRMKVLQEKYGNDKAKLNEETMKLYKENKVNPAAGCLPLLVQLPILILLFRALMNYDFGSISFLGVELMGSVLSTLAHAVGMAPDASIGVVSVLSAVAANPAGLANVSVYGGNFILLVIISFLTWFQQQLTSSGNPQMAMMNWFMPVFLAFICLSLPGGVLLYWGVSSLAGVVQQWFLHRKTELEMKEKPSLFRNKPNREGDEE
- the yidD gene encoding membrane protein insertion efficiency factor YidD — encoded protein: MTWPARIAVLSIRGYQRFLSPFLGRNCRFHPTCSQYTLEAVERFGLARGAWLGVKRIVRCGPWHPGGYDPVPEKICRDDVDSFQGR
- a CDS encoding ribonuclease P protein component; its protein translation is MAPHFGFPRTSRLLHGWQFDLVFRTGRRVQGELVRLLFLDAPDGTTRIGMAVGKKQGKSFRRNRGRRLLREGVRRVVPWLRPGLWFVLTLRSAGLEAGGVEVYEDLARLLRARGFLSEDFPGVDWTPWEEKGP
- the rpmH gene encoding 50S ribosomal protein L34 translates to MTFQPHKTRRKRTMGFLERSRTPAGRRVLRNRRRKGRKSLSV
- a CDS encoding ISNCY family transposase, with the protein product MKTKEARRLGLVEEAVAGNLTVQEVADRLGLSRRQVFRLKRRYREEGAQGLLHKGRGKPSRRRISQETRDFVVSLAKGLYRDTSCQHMAELLAEEHDLVLSAKSIARFLRAENLSLVHRHRAPKRRSRRVRRSRRGDLVQMDASPFDWFEIGERCTLHGVIDDATGEVLGLWMARNECLFGYFRVLRQMLDRHGVPRELYADRHTIFLSPKSEKLTIKEELEDSAPVTQFGRALEALGTRYVPAGSPQAKGRIERLWGTLQDRLVVAFRRAGVKTIEEANVLLAAYPGEVHNPRFARPPAEGASAFLPPPDGPALDLLLTRQTDRKASGDSTISLDGKLYALIGPRRRPLLLARGQAVKVIEKLDGKLLALVHDGLYDLAAVDKEPPATPPPVIETKTGTPCKTKKQRKPAADHPWRQNPAPPAAAVGSEQGTGSPP
- a CDS encoding R3H domain-containing nucleic acid-binding protein, with the protein product MNDLDKLVIEASSLEEAKSLAASQWGIGADEVSVSLVEEEKRLFGLFGKKLKVEVSPLFPLQLFRARATARELLTRMGLDASPSIEEGRIVVTGADGNLVIGRYGEVLKAMEYLLNLILRDGPEGERIRLDSEGYRQSRIDSLEKQAQAAADDALRRRRPVRMEPMTSWERRIVHLALKDRGDVETRSAGEDPYRKVVVWPRGDGRGRR